From the genome of Myxocyprinus asiaticus isolate MX2 ecotype Aquarium Trade chromosome 39, UBuf_Myxa_2, whole genome shotgun sequence:
TGGCATTGACCGTACTATGAAACGGATCGGGAGCCAAGTGTTAAAAGAGGTTTAAGTTCAGGCCATTTCGTTTCTTCAACATGAGAGAGCACATGGGTAGGCACTTCAGTAACAAAAATCATCAGTATGGGCGAACAGAATTTTTATAGATTTCAGCTACAGTCAGAGAGAACAATTCCACCTGCGTGACCTGATAGATCTTCATTGTACTTTATGAGAACAAGTAAGTGTTATTTAAGATTCATTAATGTGTGTAATGATGTTGTAAgtgcaaaagtttttattttattttcaattgtaatttatttaaaaatgaatgttaaattaaTCTAAGGAATGTAATAAATCTTATGATATTCACATGTAAAATTCCAGCAATTAAAAATGAAAGGAATTCAAATATGCATTGACCTTAAGTTCACATATTTGCATTTTAGGTGTATTAATATTATGGCTAAAGCAACTAAGCAGTGAAATtgataatgaaatgaaaattcacaaactgtttttattaatgaatatttgAGTCTTTGCAAAAACCTGTTACTATGAAAAAAATACCTTTCAAACATGGTGAAAAAATGGAAAAAGTGTACTATGCAAGTTGTCCAAAACATGAGTAGTTTTGATCTCTttatgtctgaaaaaaaaaaaaaaatttcagtctgcttttaagatttacacatttagattacatgttaaattgaccataaaactgaactgagtaatcttttaaaaaatgGTGTGTGTATTTTGAATTCAGTAGAAATGGgctttaaaaatacagtaaacaaaatgtgttgttttaaacAGTACAATTTGGTAAATGGCATTTAGTTAGGCACTAATAGAACACATTTTATAATTGGTAAAGTTgagcatatttaaataaaactaatttaaaccatttattttttagaaattttttgagtgtaataacatgcttttttaaataaaatgctgaaaattaaatgttttttttttaatctaattaatctaaaaataatcaactaatcaattatcaaaatagtgGTTAGTTGCAGCATTATGTATTAGTATTAATTATTCAGTGGACCGAATCAttgcttatgtttttttttttttttgcatcaaagcAATCCCTCTCTTCTTTCATCAGATTCATTAATTATACTCTTGCATGTTAAATGAAGGGATTATGTGCTAAAAATATTCTTATTGTATTAAACATTTTCCATGAGAAAAGCCTTGTATACTTGTAACCATGACAAAATGTTGCTGTAATTGTGAAAATAGCATAAGGTCTTTGATCATAAGAATTAGGTCAAATCCTTTGAGTTGTTAATAAAAAAGGGTTTTTTTCTAGTTGCACTTGCTCTAGGAACTTCTAGAGAAAGCTGGTTCACCAGACAAGAAGcacaataaattaatatttatactgtctgcaattttaataattttggcCAGAAAATATTGCCAGTTGTATATTTATTTGGTGGTACAGTCCAAGTAAGCATAGTGAGGTCAAATATGCCTTTTGGTTCTTAGCAACATAACCAAGCTTCTCTGAAAACATCTTGTGATTCCAAGAAAATTACTGTTACGGATGAATAAACACAGACCCTCTTAGATAAGTATGTATGTGCAGCAGTAAATGATTGGCCATGTATGTTTACAGCATTAACATATGTAATGAGTGACTACTAATCTCTTCAAACAACCTCTCAAAGGCCTCTGAAGTATGTCATGGTTCAGCGTATGACGATAACATGCTATACAAGACCCATActttatattttcacatttgaTCATTTCCATTTTCCAATTTTtcgttgttaaaatactttctcctattccagcttaaaaTGCACAGAAAACTAAGAAAGCCATTTGTGGATCAATTTTACCCAAAGGTGTAACACAGTTGGTCTGTGGTTCTATCAAAACTTTgatttttgtttgagcatccccacCAGCCCGACATGGCATCATTGGCTCATCAAATGGCAtgagtttagggtgggactacctgtttgtgtGACCAATGTAAGACAGCAGAAgtgataattatttttgcagttctgtttgacGCAGAACTTGTTCAATTCGCctttaatgttttattcataGGACAGTGTTTACGCAATTATGTCAATGCCTTGTATTTTGCTGCTATATTAACATGCTTTAAGTTCCCTTGGTTTTGAATGTTTTATTGCATGAAACAACATGCTTTTTTATGTTTAGGTAAGCTCTTGACTGTGAAATGAAGCATTTCTGTCTCTGTTTTTATTTCTAGTCCACCATGGCTACTTCACTATGTCTCATCTTTTCTTTGCTTGGCCTGGCCATGGTGGGAGGGGTGAAGAACTGCCATCCACGATGTCGATGTGAGGTGGAGAGCTTTGGTCTTTTTGACAGTTTCAGCCTCACCAAGGTGGACTGTAGTGGGATTGGCCCTGGGACTGCTCCAGTCCCCATCCCTCTGGACACTTCCCATCTCGACCTCTCCTTGAATTCTTTTGCCTCCATCACTGACTCAATGCTCTCTGGCCCGGGTTACACCACCTTGGTCAGTCTGGACTTAAGCAACAATCTCATATCTCAAGTAAGTCCCAAAGCATTCTCCAAGCTTCGCTACCTTGAGACGTTGGACTTGAGCAACAATGCTCTTGAGAGTCTCACCGATGGCTGCTTTACCGGTCTCCCTCTGGTTGAGGTGGACCTTAGTGAAAACCGATTCAAAGAGTTCAGTCTGGATCTCTTTACTACCAGGGTACAGGATATACCAATCATGGTGGACCTGTCCAAAAACCTTCTTGCCTCTATTTCCAGGAGAACACTTGGCCATCCTCTGTACATAAAGAGTCTTATGCTTGCAGGGAATAGATTGAAGACGGTGCCAATGCTTACTGGAATTCCTCTTCAGTATCTCAACCTGGATGGAAATCTCATCTCCAACATTGACACAGGGGCCTTTGATTCAATGACGGAACTTATTTACCTGTCTCTCAGCGGCCTACCTGAGCTGACAATGATACAATCTGGTGGCTTCAGGGGCCTGAGGAATCTTCAAGTCTTAGACCTATCAAACAACAGCCAACTCAAGACTTTGAATCCAGATGTATTTGGTGGACTCGTCTCTTTACAAGAGCTTAATTTGTCCAATACTACCGTCACACCATTGTCGCGGACTGTCTTTACCCTAATGCCGAGTA
Proteins encoded in this window:
- the LOC127430147 gene encoding tsukushi isoform X1, producing the protein MSTMATSLCLIFSLLGLAMVGGVKNCHPRCRCEVESFGLFDSFSLTKVDCSGIGPGTAPVPIPLDTSHLDLSLNSFASITDSMLSGPGYTTLVSLDLSNNLISQVSPKAFSKLRYLETLDLSNNALESLTDGCFTGLPLVEVDLSENRFKEFSLDLFTTRVQDIPIMVDLSKNLLASISRRTLGHPLYIKSLMLAGNRLKTVPMLTGIPLQYLNLDGNLISNIDTGAFDSMTELIYLSLSGLPELTMIQSGGFRGLRNLQVLDLSNNSQLKTLNPDVFGGLVSLQELNLSNTTVTPLSRTVFTLMPSIKSIILGPNVHCWKTHKQGQFHRQIGQAKPNDILTCDVAGMIL
- the LOC127430147 gene encoding tsukushi isoform X2, coding for MATSLCLIFSLLGLAMVGGVKNCHPRCRCEVESFGLFDSFSLTKVDCSGIGPGTAPVPIPLDTSHLDLSLNSFASITDSMLSGPGYTTLVSLDLSNNLISQVSPKAFSKLRYLETLDLSNNALESLTDGCFTGLPLVEVDLSENRFKEFSLDLFTTRVQDIPIMVDLSKNLLASISRRTLGHPLYIKSLMLAGNRLKTVPMLTGIPLQYLNLDGNLISNIDTGAFDSMTELIYLSLSGLPELTMIQSGGFRGLRNLQVLDLSNNSQLKTLNPDVFGGLVSLQELNLSNTTVTPLSRTVFTLMPSIKSIILGPNVHCWKTHKQGQFHRQIGQAKPNDILTCDVAGMIL